One window of the Marinilactibacillus sp. Marseille-P9653 genome contains the following:
- the fliM gene encoding flagellar motor switch protein FliM, translating into MSQQVLSQQEIDALLDAMDSGEIDTEQMVEELDSPKVKPYDFRRPVRLSKEYLSTITMVFEDFSKIAVNLLSTQLRKPVDIKIAAIEQVSFDEFVHSVPSFTLMGIFQSKPLSGMQIIEINPQFSLQMVELLCGFGELSDEILPSDKDSFTDIERAILEDVTTSFLRSFETAWKEITELKVELEYTETNPQLLQTMSPNEPVLLVTFSVTLDEQKTFINMCVPYIFFEDMLDKLSFRNWFHSGKEFDSSERGQISKNLEQVPLNLEVLLGESHMTISDFLEMEEGDIIQLNEKTSKPLTMYVEDKPYYKVKPGMIEDQLAVEVMKFMGGESTDE; encoded by the coding sequence ATGAGCCAACAAGTCCTGTCACAACAAGAAATTGATGCATTGTTGGATGCAATGGACAGTGGCGAAATTGATACAGAACAAATGGTAGAGGAACTGGATTCCCCTAAAGTAAAACCGTATGATTTTCGTCGACCTGTTCGTTTGTCAAAAGAATATCTATCAACAATTACGATGGTATTCGAAGACTTTTCCAAAATTGCAGTCAATTTGTTGTCTACCCAACTAAGAAAGCCCGTAGATATAAAAATTGCGGCAATTGAGCAAGTATCGTTCGATGAATTCGTTCATTCCGTGCCAAGTTTTACCTTAATGGGTATTTTTCAAAGCAAACCACTTAGTGGGATGCAGATTATAGAAATCAATCCTCAGTTCAGTTTACAAATGGTCGAACTCCTTTGTGGATTCGGCGAATTATCAGATGAAATTTTACCATCAGATAAAGATAGTTTCACAGATATCGAAAGAGCTATTTTAGAAGATGTTACGACTTCATTCTTGCGTTCTTTTGAAACGGCCTGGAAAGAAATTACAGAACTAAAAGTTGAATTAGAATATACGGAAACGAATCCGCAATTACTACAGACAATGTCTCCAAATGAACCTGTCTTACTTGTTACATTCTCGGTTACACTTGATGAACAAAAGACTTTTATCAATATGTGTGTACCTTACATATTCTTTGAGGACATGCTGGACAAATTGAGTTTCCGCAACTGGTTCCATTCAGGTAAAGAATTCGATTCTTCTGAGAGAGGTCAGATTTCTAAAAACCTTGAACAGGTTCCGTTGAATCTGGAAGTCCTACTAGGTGAGTCTCACATGACGATTTCTGATTTCCTTGAAATGGAAGAAGGCGACATTATACAGTTGAATGAGAAGACATCAAAACCATTAACGATGTATGTTGAAGACAAGCCATATTACAAAGTGAAACCAGGAATGATCGAGGATCAACTGGCAGTAGAAGTTATGAAGTTTATGGGAGGAGAGAGTACCGATGAGTAG
- a CDS encoding chemotaxis protein CheD, which translates to MSEQVKVGISDYKISEPPNHLVTIGLGSCIGIALHEPITKKGALIHIMLPESEGFKDTTKWEKFADLAIPRVVEQIQKETGKKKLIAKIAGGASMFKFNNQNDTMQIGKRNTLAVEKTLNELKIPILGDHTGGKMGRSMFVDLETFEVTVRMVNRELHIL; encoded by the coding sequence ATGTCTGAACAAGTGAAGGTAGGCATTTCAGATTATAAAATTTCTGAGCCGCCCAATCATTTAGTGACTATTGGACTCGGTTCATGCATAGGGATTGCTTTACACGAACCGATTACGAAAAAAGGTGCATTGATTCATATCATGCTACCTGAAAGTGAAGGATTCAAAGATACGACAAAATGGGAAAAATTTGCAGACTTGGCGATACCAAGAGTTGTAGAACAAATCCAAAAAGAAACGGGCAAAAAGAAACTAATCGCTAAAATTGCTGGTGGCGCTAGTATGTTTAAATTTAACAATCAAAACGATACAATGCAGATTGGAAAAAGAAATACGTTAGCAGTTGAAAAGACCTTGAATGAACTAAAAATCCCCATTTTAGGAGACCACACAGGTGGAAAGATGGGTCGTTCAATGTTTGTTGATCTAGAAACGTTTGAAGTGACTGTACGGATGGTCAACCGTGAACTGCATATATTATAG
- a CDS encoding response regulator, which translates to MAKRVLIVDDAAFMRIKLKDILEKNGYEVAAEAQNGVEAVEKFKETQPDLVTMDITMPEKDGVEALKEIKQLDPNAVVLMCSAMGQQSMVMDAIRAGAIDFIVKPFDTERVIKALDKASQ; encoded by the coding sequence ATGGCTAAACGTGTATTAATTGTTGATGACGCAGCATTCATGCGTATCAAACTAAAAGATATTTTAGAAAAAAATGGATATGAGGTAGCAGCAGAAGCACAAAATGGTGTTGAGGCTGTTGAGAAATTCAAAGAAACTCAACCGGATTTAGTGACTATGGATATCACTATGCCAGAAAAAGATGGCGTTGAAGCACTTAAAGAAATCAAACAACTTGATCCAAATGCAGTTGTTTTAATGTGTTCAGCAATGGGTCAGCAGTCTATGGTTATGGATGCGATTCGTGCAGGAGCTATTGATTTCATCGTAAAACCTTTTGATACAGAACGCGTTATCAAAGCTTTAGATAAAGCTAGCCAGTAA
- a CDS encoding chemotaxis protein CheW — protein sequence MNKHILFRVGEQNYAISIAETDRVVHIENYTIVPDVSSYIIGMQDIEGTIVPMIDLSERFFKQRLENFDQTDTVVVKWKEEKIGLTVNEVLAVEDFNEDQISTKEATGEKKDGVSTSYISAFVQTKDGIVPILDPHALFSADQAEEMQALLAINHIQS from the coding sequence ATGAATAAACACATATTATTTAGAGTTGGAGAACAAAACTATGCGATCTCTATAGCTGAAACGGATAGAGTCGTCCACATAGAGAACTACACAATTGTACCGGATGTATCCTCTTATATTATTGGCATGCAAGATATTGAAGGTACGATCGTTCCTATGATTGATTTATCTGAGCGATTCTTTAAACAACGGTTAGAGAATTTTGATCAAACAGATACAGTGGTCGTGAAATGGAAAGAAGAAAAGATCGGCTTAACAGTAAACGAAGTCCTTGCTGTTGAAGACTTCAATGAAGATCAAATATCAACAAAAGAAGCTACAGGAGAGAAAAAAGATGGTGTTTCAACCTCTTATATTTCTGCCTTTGTACAAACTAAAGATGGGATCGTACCGATTTTAGATCCTCACGCGTTGTTTAGTGCTGATCAGGCAGAGGAAATGCAGGCGTTACTTGCCATTAACCATATACAAAGCTAA
- a CDS encoding protein-glutamate O-methyltransferase CheR, translating into MATLNFDFFYEWVLSNLNINLNAYKEKQLQRRIGTIMKQSGATTLEEYAKNISKDEILKKQFLDYITINVTEFFRNKDLFDNFELMINTHLSPKFKELKIWSAACSIGAEPYSLAMIAQKNNIKLKQKIIATDIDRTILDRAAKGYYRDNELKNVSLIDKNTYFDLKDGYYCIQNAIKQKVQFKQHDLVQDKYEKGFHAIICRNVTIYFKSDVKDDIYMRMADSLVTGGLLFTGATETIYQPEKYQLRKIASFIYEKIE; encoded by the coding sequence ATGGCGACATTAAATTTTGACTTTTTCTATGAGTGGGTCTTGAGCAATTTGAACATAAACTTGAATGCCTATAAAGAGAAACAACTGCAAAGAAGAATCGGTACAATTATGAAACAGTCAGGTGCAACGACTCTTGAAGAATATGCAAAAAATATCTCTAAAGATGAAATACTTAAAAAACAATTTCTGGATTATATAACGATTAACGTTACAGAGTTTTTTAGAAATAAGGACTTATTTGATAACTTTGAATTAATGATCAATACGCACTTATCACCTAAATTTAAAGAACTGAAAATTTGGAGTGCTGCTTGTTCTATCGGAGCAGAACCATATTCACTAGCAATGATCGCACAAAAAAATAATATCAAATTAAAACAAAAAATCATTGCTACAGATATTGACCGTACGATACTTGATCGTGCTGCAAAAGGGTATTACAGAGACAACGAATTAAAAAACGTTTCATTAATAGATAAAAATACGTACTTTGATTTAAAAGATGGTTACTACTGTATTCAGAACGCGATCAAACAAAAAGTTCAGTTCAAGCAGCATGATCTCGTTCAAGATAAATATGAAAAAGGGTTCCACGCAATCATCTGTAGAAATGTGACTATTTATTTTAAATCAGATGTCAAAGACGATATCTATATGCGCATGGCAGACTCTCTTGTTACAGGTGGATTACTATTTACTGGCGCAACGGAAACTATTTATCAGCCTGAAAAGTATCAGTTAAGAAAAATCGCATCATTTATCTATGAAAAAATAGAATAA
- a CDS encoding chemotaxis protein CheC, with the protein MSLDESLLRLDALQEMVNIGGGNAATSLSKLIERKVEMDVPTLEVMNYDDVYQKIRGEEEVVKAVLMNALGDEDEYGIFLFVVDPEDADQLAKMIMPEGIELTDELIDSSISELVNILVHSFITAVMKIIDTMIISTVPIMVEDMFGSIVSSVYMEQQQYDDNIFIIKNEFYSLGHKIEGSLYFVPKPGVLELLLRRLGV; encoded by the coding sequence ATGAGCCTTGACGAATCACTACTTCGATTAGATGCTTTACAAGAAATGGTCAATATCGGTGGAGGAAATGCTGCAACAAGTTTATCTAAACTGATTGAACGAAAAGTTGAAATGGATGTTCCAACACTTGAAGTCATGAATTATGATGACGTTTATCAGAAAATTCGTGGCGAAGAAGAAGTGGTTAAAGCGGTATTGATGAATGCACTCGGGGATGAAGACGAATACGGAATTTTCCTATTTGTAGTCGATCCTGAAGATGCTGATCAGTTAGCTAAAATGATCATGCCAGAAGGAATCGAATTAACGGACGAATTAATCGATTCTTCTATTTCAGAGCTAGTTAACATATTAGTTCACTCTTTTATAACGGCTGTCATGAAGATAATCGATACAATGATTATTTCTACAGTACCGATTATGGTGGAAGATATGTTTGGTTCGATTGTAAGTAGTGTCTATATGGAACAACAACAGTATGATGACAACATTTTTATCATAAAAAATGAATTTTATAGTCTTGGACACAAAATTGAAGGAAGTTTGTATTTTGTACCCAAGCCTGGTGTGTTAGAATTATTATTGCGTCGATTAGGCGTATAG
- the cheB gene encoding chemotaxis-specific protein-glutamate methyltransferase CheB, with product MSIKIMVIDDSAFMRRIMSHTLQEIEGVEVHSLVSCGKEAIEKLKQPFPDLITIDAQVPDLNETNELKKLIQKHAIPAVMISSSDSKKETTLKALEMGAVDYLQRPQELNRDWGIFQERLEKKIQLFTKPKNQLNKLPNKKIRQKTSNFTLPVEAIVIGASTGGPKALVEVIKMLPPKIEIPVFIVQHMPKGFTTSFANRLDSIAALTVLEAEDGQKIQKDTVYLAPGGKHMLLDGDKILLTEEDKIHGVRPAVDYLFETAAIKYGHHLVGVVLTGMGNDGAKGSKAIKENGGYIITQNQETSVIYGMPRNVEEKGYSDKVASLYDIGDILKNMIG from the coding sequence ATGTCGATAAAAATAATGGTCATTGATGACTCGGCATTCATGCGTAGGATAATGAGTCATACCCTTCAGGAGATTGAAGGTGTAGAAGTACACAGCCTCGTCAGTTGTGGTAAAGAAGCAATTGAAAAACTGAAACAACCTTTTCCTGACCTGATTACAATCGATGCCCAGGTGCCTGATTTAAATGAAACAAACGAACTCAAAAAACTCATTCAAAAACACGCTATTCCAGCAGTAATGATCAGTTCATCAGACAGTAAAAAAGAAACAACCCTTAAAGCGCTAGAAATGGGTGCAGTTGATTACCTTCAAAGACCGCAGGAACTAAATAGAGACTGGGGAATCTTTCAAGAACGTTTAGAAAAAAAGATTCAGTTGTTTACAAAACCAAAAAATCAACTAAATAAACTACCTAATAAAAAGATAAGACAAAAAACCAGTAACTTTACTTTACCTGTAGAAGCCATTGTTATAGGAGCTTCAACTGGTGGACCCAAAGCACTGGTAGAAGTTATAAAGATGTTACCACCAAAAATTGAGATTCCAGTATTTATTGTCCAACATATGCCAAAAGGCTTTACAACTTCTTTCGCTAATCGACTGGATTCAATTGCTGCTTTAACTGTTTTAGAGGCAGAAGATGGACAGAAAATACAAAAAGATACGGTTTATCTAGCACCTGGAGGTAAACATATGTTGTTAGATGGTGACAAGATATTGTTGACTGAAGAAGATAAAATACATGGCGTTAGGCCGGCAGTTGACTATCTTTTTGAAACAGCTGCCATAAAATATGGCCATCACCTTGTCGGAGTTGTTTTGACAGGGATGGGTAATGATGGTGCAAAAGGAAGCAAAGCAATTAAAGAAAACGGCGGATATATAATTACACAGAATCAGGAGACATCGGTTATCTACGGTATGCCTAGAAACGTTGAGGAAAAAGGCTATTCTGATAAGGTAGCAAGCCTGTACGATATCGGTGATATCCTAAAAAATATGATTGGATGA
- a CDS encoding methyl-accepting chemotaxis protein — MEKMNEQWNRVKQNIRKIDWSKFKISKQNQSKTDHKSVRWPITFILTIVMLIPVLLTLLFTYIQTTNILTERIEEQERQITTNIVSTINSAAIAAESTVERLAMDSILNQVSSGVDGAKSDLNSRLQYISSGNRYIADAYYIATGAEPDYVSTVSLNGTGALSQTLPWLTAASESAGLMWSAPYELNNKTRMTVSRPLIAGREVIGVLAVDLDLETIKTDVKNAEIADTGSIQIFTDEGVAIASPDESIIGENFGNDPFFVSAKASSVENPTGFIQDKTVNNEKFGIYYESLNSLGLNIFGMVTADEMQNEISALNKMMLFITIFTIILAAVIAYLFSSILMSIARSLMNSFSQIRDGKLTHRLKYKELVHIQNPFTRFTNKDSKIKDDQVNPADSDLDPKGNELHQIAIVFNETMETFEETIAVIQGNSLNVSEMATSLTELSDQTSRATAEVAQTISGVAEATSTQTQDTEETANQMNELSVALNDINDAVGKMGEHADTTMVLNGSNTFATQDVDANWKTTLSTINGLKVQIEEVDGDIQNIEGIVNAITNIAKKTNLLALNASIEAARAGEAGRGFAVVAEEIRNLAEQSAQSSKDIQNIIHMVQSKSTNMVEHLEETNQESAVQTEKIGEALTASENVASSLEQLVASMIVVMQSSSVINQRKDEVVSQLENIAASAEENSAGTQEVSANAEEILATMEDFSAHIKNLESVADHLKESAKRFEIKSSQATVNLEEDETDLNPQLV; from the coding sequence ATGGAAAAAATGAATGAACAATGGAACAGAGTAAAGCAGAATATCCGTAAAATCGATTGGTCAAAGTTTAAGATTTCCAAACAAAATCAAAGCAAAACAGACCACAAGAGCGTTCGATGGCCCATTACTTTTATCTTGACCATAGTAATGTTGATTCCCGTATTATTAACATTACTTTTTACATACATACAGACAACAAATATCTTAACGGAGCGTATTGAAGAACAAGAAAGACAAATCACGACCAATATTGTTAGTACGATCAATAGTGCAGCAATAGCAGCAGAGTCAACTGTTGAACGACTCGCGATGGATTCAATTTTGAATCAAGTTTCTTCTGGTGTTGATGGCGCAAAATCAGATCTTAACTCACGTCTTCAATACATATCTTCTGGGAATAGATATATTGCCGATGCTTACTATATTGCTACAGGTGCAGAGCCGGATTATGTCTCAACGGTTTCATTGAATGGAACGGGTGCTTTATCACAAACACTACCCTGGCTAACAGCGGCATCGGAATCTGCGGGATTAATGTGGTCAGCTCCATATGAATTGAACAATAAAACGCGCATGACGGTTTCTAGACCATTAATTGCTGGAAGAGAAGTCATTGGTGTCCTAGCAGTCGATTTAGATCTTGAGACAATCAAAACAGACGTTAAAAATGCAGAAATCGCTGACACAGGTTCTATTCAGATTTTTACCGATGAAGGAGTTGCTATTGCTTCACCTGACGAATCTATTATTGGTGAAAATTTTGGAAATGACCCGTTCTTTGTTTCAGCTAAAGCCTCAAGCGTTGAGAACCCAACAGGTTTTATCCAAGACAAAACAGTCAACAATGAAAAATTTGGCATATATTATGAAAGCTTAAACTCATTAGGATTGAACATATTTGGTATGGTAACCGCTGATGAAATGCAAAATGAAATCAGTGCACTAAATAAAATGATGCTTTTCATCACAATTTTCACGATTATCCTTGCAGCTGTCATTGCTTATCTTTTCTCAAGTATATTAATGTCGATTGCACGTTCATTAATGAACTCTTTCAGTCAAATTCGGGATGGCAAACTGACACACCGCCTAAAATACAAAGAACTTGTTCATATTCAAAATCCTTTTACAAGATTTACCAATAAAGATTCGAAAATTAAAGATGATCAAGTAAATCCAGCAGATTCAGACCTTGATCCAAAAGGAAATGAACTACATCAAATTGCGATTGTGTTCAATGAAACGATGGAAACATTTGAAGAAACCATTGCAGTGATCCAAGGAAACAGCTTGAATGTCTCTGAAATGGCGACTTCTTTAACCGAGTTATCTGATCAAACAAGTCGAGCGACTGCCGAGGTTGCACAAACGATCTCGGGTGTTGCTGAAGCAACAAGTACGCAGACACAAGACACTGAAGAAACAGCAAACCAGATGAATGAGCTTTCAGTTGCTTTAAATGATATCAATGATGCTGTTGGTAAAATGGGCGAGCATGCAGATACAACAATGGTCTTGAATGGTAGCAATACCTTTGCGACACAAGATGTCGATGCAAACTGGAAAACAACTTTGTCTACAATCAATGGATTGAAAGTTCAAATTGAAGAAGTGGATGGAGATATTCAAAATATTGAAGGTATCGTCAATGCGATTACCAATATTGCTAAGAAAACAAACTTGCTTGCACTGAATGCTTCCATAGAAGCAGCACGTGCTGGTGAAGCCGGTAGAGGGTTCGCTGTAGTAGCTGAAGAAATTAGAAATCTTGCTGAACAGAGTGCACAGTCTTCTAAAGACATTCAGAATATCATTCATATGGTTCAAAGCAAATCTACGAACATGGTTGAACACTTGGAAGAAACGAATCAAGAAAGTGCTGTTCAAACTGAGAAAATTGGCGAAGCATTAACGGCTTCTGAAAATGTTGCAAGCTCACTTGAACAACTCGTTGCGAGTATGATTGTCGTCATGCAGTCATCCTCTGTAATTAATCAACGTAAAGATGAAGTTGTCTCACAATTAGAGAATATTGCTGCTTCAGCAGAAGAAAATTCTGCTGGAACACAAGAAGTTTCAGCGAATGCTGAAGAAATACTTGCAACGATGGAAGACTTCTCAGCACATATCAAGAATTTGGAAAGTGTTGCAGATCATTTGAAGGAATCAGCTAAACGCTTTGAAATTAAATCATCACAAGCAACAGTGAATTTGGAAGAAGATGAAACAGATCTGAATCCGCAGCTCGTTTAA
- a CDS encoding chemotaxis protein CheW: MQVIVFRLGERTYGFSTDRVEEITTILSTTKVPHAPEWTVGLVNLRGQVMTLVDLDKLLNETSSTEEDWYKNTIIIHTEENPIALKVGPVIGVTDVEENEFQLSGEEESVISGYLSVYDSIVSVIELDQIFKEKEEV, encoded by the coding sequence ATGCAGGTAATTGTATTTCGTCTAGGAGAAAGAACTTACGGCTTTTCCACTGATAGAGTAGAAGAAATTACGACAATTCTTTCAACGACTAAAGTGCCACATGCACCAGAGTGGACTGTGGGTCTAGTGAACTTAAGAGGACAAGTCATGACATTAGTTGATCTTGATAAACTTTTGAATGAAACGAGTTCTACTGAAGAAGACTGGTACAAAAACACCATCATCATACATACTGAAGAGAACCCTATCGCATTAAAAGTAGGTCCAGTGATTGGTGTAACCGATGTTGAAGAAAATGAATTTCAATTAAGTGGGGAAGAAGAATCTGTCATTTCTGGATATCTATCTGTTTACGACAGTATCGTAAGCGTTATTGAATTGGATCAGATCTTTAAGGAGAAAGAGGAAGTATAA
- a CDS encoding chemotaxis protein CheA translates to MEDNSAYRDLFFEETDTNLEILNEEVLRLEQNPEDTEIIDSIFRAAHTLKGMAATMGYNTMAKLTHSVENVFELFKSKTAKVDTGTISLIFDCLDTLTDIVEALRAGESDELDISALVARLEAVSSGSEVSSESTTEETQSDKMDLILEKLDPSDLTVIEQAEQADYKAFVIAVKVDKDSFMKAARAFLVINKLEQEGDIIHTEPSADKIEEGEFEEHFKLLLLSKQEESTLKEQILETSEIEEVLIKPFEQAPSIEEEAQPASKEVAAQTTIVPSEAEAKTAAPKKSISKQTIRVDLSRLDQFMNLVSELVIHRTRLEDLTEKEKLQELTEPLTEVGRITTELQELVLQLRMQPFNVVLQRFPRMLRDLANELGKEIQLVTEGEDTELDRTVISEIGEPIIHLLRNSADHGIEMPDEREKLGKPRVGTVKLAAYPEGNRVVVTLSDDGKGLNPQMIKESAERKGIDTTGLSDEDLQQLIFHPGFSTAAKVTGISGRGVGMDAVKEKISSLNGTIETISEVGKGTTFKIVLPLTLSIIQSLLVRSGGETFAMPQAIIDKVNRFEEEEAIQVHQNEVYRYNDTTIPITRLTRALNLEETDDRNAHIIIVSIGDEKHGLVVDELVQQKEIVIKKLGKELGEMKQFLGATIMGDGSISLILDITSICKERREVRQ, encoded by the coding sequence ATGGAAGATAACAGCGCCTACCGCGATCTGTTCTTTGAAGAAACAGATACGAATTTAGAAATATTAAACGAAGAAGTCTTAAGACTAGAACAAAACCCAGAAGATACGGAAATCATTGACTCAATCTTCCGCGCTGCCCATACGTTAAAAGGTATGGCCGCAACGATGGGCTACAATACAATGGCAAAGCTGACTCACTCTGTTGAGAATGTGTTTGAATTATTTAAATCCAAAACAGCTAAAGTAGATACAGGAACTATTTCGTTGATCTTCGATTGTTTAGATACGCTTACAGACATCGTTGAAGCCTTAAGAGCTGGTGAAAGTGATGAGTTAGATATTTCAGCACTTGTTGCAAGACTTGAAGCTGTCTCGAGTGGATCAGAAGTATCTAGTGAATCGACTACTGAAGAAACTCAGTCAGACAAAATGGATTTAATCTTAGAAAAATTAGATCCGTCTGATCTAACCGTGATCGAGCAAGCAGAACAAGCGGATTACAAAGCATTCGTTATTGCGGTCAAAGTGGATAAAGATAGCTTTATGAAAGCTGCCAGAGCCTTTCTGGTCATCAATAAATTGGAACAAGAAGGCGATATTATTCACACAGAGCCTTCCGCGGATAAAATCGAAGAAGGCGAGTTTGAAGAACATTTTAAACTCCTACTCTTAAGCAAGCAAGAGGAATCAACTTTAAAAGAACAAATTCTTGAAACGAGTGAAATTGAAGAAGTCTTAATCAAACCGTTTGAGCAAGCACCTAGCATTGAAGAAGAGGCTCAACCAGCTAGCAAAGAAGTTGCTGCTCAAACAACAATCGTTCCTTCTGAAGCAGAAGCAAAAACTGCTGCACCGAAAAAATCTATTTCCAAACAAACGATTAGAGTGGATCTATCCAGACTAGATCAGTTTATGAACCTAGTTTCTGAACTGGTTATCCATAGAACGAGACTTGAAGATCTAACGGAAAAAGAAAAACTTCAAGAATTAACAGAACCCCTAACAGAAGTTGGACGGATTACGACAGAGCTTCAAGAACTTGTTTTACAGTTACGGATGCAGCCGTTCAATGTCGTCTTGCAGCGTTTCCCAAGAATGCTTAGAGATTTGGCTAATGAACTGGGTAAAGAGATTCAACTGGTTACTGAAGGGGAAGATACTGAACTAGACAGAACGGTTATCTCTGAAATTGGCGAGCCGATCATCCACCTTTTAAGAAATTCAGCTGACCACGGTATCGAAATGCCAGATGAAAGAGAAAAACTTGGTAAACCAAGAGTTGGGACAGTTAAACTAGCTGCTTATCCAGAAGGTAATAGAGTAGTTGTTACCCTTTCAGACGATGGTAAAGGGTTGAACCCTCAAATGATTAAAGAAAGTGCAGAAAGAAAAGGGATTGATACAACTGGACTTTCTGATGAAGACCTTCAACAATTGATCTTCCATCCAGGATTTTCAACCGCTGCGAAAGTAACGGGGATTTCTGGACGTGGAGTAGGCATGGATGCTGTTAAAGAAAAGATTTCTAGTCTGAATGGAACGATCGAAACGATCAGTGAAGTGGGCAAAGGGACTACATTTAAAATTGTTCTTCCGCTTACTCTTTCAATCATTCAATCGCTTCTCGTTCGCTCTGGTGGAGAAACCTTTGCAATGCCTCAAGCCATTATTGATAAGGTGAATCGTTTTGAGGAAGAAGAAGCGATTCAAGTACATCAAAACGAGGTATATCGTTACAACGATACGACGATACCGATTACACGTCTGACAAGAGCCTTGAATCTTGAAGAAACAGATGATCGTAATGCGCATATCATTATCGTATCTATTGGTGATGAAAAACATGGATTGGTTGTAGATGAGTTAGTTCAGCAAAAAGAGATTGTCATCAAAAAACTCGGAAAAGAACTCGGTGAAATGAAACAATTTCTCGGAGCAACAATCATGGGAGACGGGAGTATTAGTCTGATTCTTGATATCACTTCAATCTGTAAAGAAAGAAGGGAAGTTAGACAATGA